A portion of the Anabas testudineus chromosome 22, fAnaTes1.2, whole genome shotgun sequence genome contains these proteins:
- the slc20a1b gene encoding sodium-dependent phosphate transporter 1-B: MVSTTATATAVILATTVGLTSQGQTALTDYMWLLIVGFIIAFILAFSVGANDVANSFGTAVGSGVVTLRQACILATVFETLGSVLLGAKVSETIRKGIIDVGMYNGSEHVLMAGSVSAMVGSAVWQLAASFLKLPISGTHCIVGATIGFSLVARGQQGVRWLELLRIVASWFLSPLLSGIMSGIVFYFVRVFILRKKDPVPNGLKALPVFYAMTMGINLFSIMYTGAPVLGFDNIPWWGILLISLAFSLLTGIVVWFIVCPRLKKKIERDIKSSSPSESPLMEKRELREAHCPILKQTSKETSMPATTAVNQNPSAQTQAAPEERRVAFDIGDSDDVDNNKEHKVAFDIGDSDDTDYSNANGALKQVQSNNQVQHSSGSTNTPHQVQFNDQVQFHNRPAQMPSNGYSQYHTVHKDSGLYKDLLHKLHLAKVGDCMGEAGDRPIRRNNSYTSYTMAIIGMHGDFKHKEGDFRASEDGEKGPGSGSQERKRVRMDSYTSYCNAVAEHTTPEGLGEADVTLEMGKEDAGSSQSSLDEDRLDADKPEVSTLFQFLQILTACFGSFAHGGNDVSNAIGPLVALWLVYQTSSVISNAHTPTWILLYGGVGICAGLWVWGRRVIQTMGRDLTPITPSSGFSIELASALTVVVASNIGLPVSTTHCKVGSVVAVGWLRSRKAVDWRLFRNIFMAWFVTVPISGLISAAIMAIFIYGILPN; the protein is encoded by the exons ATGGTTTCAACAACTGCAACTGCAACTGCAGTCATACTCGCCACTACAGTAGGACTGACAAGTCAGGGCCAAACTGCGCTGACAGATTACATGTGGCTGCTGATTGTCGGCTTCATCATCGCCTTCATCTTGGCCTTTTCTGTGGGTGCCAATGATGTTGCCAACTCATTTGGCACAGCTGTTGGCTCTGGAGTGGTCACCTTGCGACAGGCATGCATCCTGGCCACAGTCTTTGAAACTTTAGGCTCTGTGCTTCTGGGGGCCAAAGTGAGCGAAACTATCCGTAAAGGTATCATCGATGTGGGCATGTACAACGGCTCTGAACACGTTTTAATGGCTGGATCTGTCAGTGCCATGGTTG GTTCTGCTGTGTGGCAGCTGGCCGCTTCCTTCCTTAAGCTCCCAATTTCTGGAACACACTGCATTGTTGGTGCTACCATCGGCTTCTCGCTGGTTGCCAGAGGCCAGCAGGGCGTCAGATGGTTGGAACTGCTTCGTATTG ttgcTTCTTGGTTCCTGAGTCCTCTTTTATCTGGAATAATGTCTGGCATTGTTTTCTACTTTGTACGCGTGTTCATCTTACGCAAG AAAGACCCTGTACCCAATGGACTGAAGGCCCTGCCTGTCTTCTATGCAATGACAATGGGAATTAACCTGTTCTCCATCATGTACACTGGAGCGCCGG TGCTTGGATTTGACAACATCCCTTGGTGGGGCATCCTGCTCATCTCATTGGCCTTTTCTCTGCTGACTGGCATTGTGGTCTGGTTTATTGTCTGTCCGCGCCTCAAGAAGAAGATTGAAC GAGATATCAAGTCTTCCAGCCCCTCTGAGAGCCCCTTGATGGAAAAAAGGGAGCTGAGGGAGGCCCACTGTCCAATCCTGAAACAGACTTCCAAGGAGACATCTATGCCTGCCAccacagctgtcaatcaaaaccCCTCTGCTCAAACTCAGGCTGCCCCCGAGGAGCGCAGGGTGGCGTTTGACATTGGAGATTCTGATGATGTCGACAATAACAAGGAACACAAGGTAGCATTTGACATTGGAGATTCTGATGACACTGACTACAGCAATGCTAATGGTG CCCTCAAACAGGTTCAGTCAAACAACCAGGTTCAGCACAGCAGTGGTTCCACTAATACTCCCCATCAGGTCCAGTTCAACGACCAGGTTCAGTTCCACAATAGGCCAGCACAGATGCCAAGTAACGGTTACAGTCAGTACCACACAGTCCACAAGGACTCTGGCCTCTACAAGGACCTACTGCACAAACTTCACCTGGCCAAGGTTGGTGACTGCATGGGTGAGGCAGGTGACCGGCCAATTCGACGCAACAACAGCTACACTTCCTATACCATGGCTATTATCGGCATGCATGGAGACTTTAAACATAAAGAAGGGGATTTCCGTGCCAGTGAGGATGGCGAAAAGGGCCCAGGGTCAGGCAGCCAGGAAAGGAAACGTGTGCGAATGGACAGTTACACCAGCTACTGCAATGCTGTGGCAGAGCACACAACTCCTGAGGGGCTGGGAGAGGCTGACGTAACACTAGAAATGGGGAAGGAAGATGCAGGTAGCAGCCAAAGCTCTCTGGATGAGGATAGGCTTGATGCAGACAAACCAGAAGTCTCGACTCTCTTCCAGTTCCTCCAAATTCTCACCGCCTGCTTTGGATCCTTTGCCCATGGAGGAAACGACGTCAG CAATGCCATTGGACCATTGGTAGCTCTGTGGCTGGTTTACCAAACTAGTAGTGTGATTTCCAACGCTCATACACCTACTTGGATTCTCCTCTATGGTGGCGTGGGCATCTGTGCTGGACTCTGGGTGTGGGGTCGGAGAGTGATCCAGACTATGGGCAGGGACCTTACCCCAATCACCCCCTCAAG TGGTTTCAGCATTGAACTGGCCTCAGCCCTAACTGTCGTGGTAGCCTCAAACATTGGCCTGCCTGTCTCAACCACCCACTGCAAG GTGGGCTCTGTGGTTGCCGTAGGCTGGCTGCGTTCAAGGAAAGCCGTAGATTGGCGTCTGTTCAGAAACATCTTCATGGCATGGTTTGTGACGGTGCCCATCTCTGGCCTGATCAGTGCTGCCATCATGGCCATATTTATTTACGGCATCCTGCCAAATTGA
- the stard7 gene encoding stAR-related lipid transfer protein 7, mitochondrial, which produces MFHSVPRRPICEFGAHAMRLQSCRSFRRTVEEGRDKLERVPWLSRSTGLLLSWLKRAGVDASETVSSGQKRKGLLSIFADHCSFVTGHRLRRACQIGELYSNLYSERTRWTLVGSIWRRFQSKHAPSGKLVAALAGVFMWENEKIKDEEIHRCGLELQTLEPAKCLNTSSGTMTGQQDPSWEIVMEKKDFRVWRRPIPNSHLYEYRVLGSYSDVTPRQFFNVQLDTEYRKKWDSLVIKLEVVDRDAATGSEVVHWATHFPYPMYSRDYLYVRRYFVDVNNNLMILVSRAVQHPRVPETQEFVRVHSYQSKMVIRPHRSFDENGFDYLLTYSDDPQTVFPRYCLSWMVSSGMPDFLEKLHTAALRAKNLEVGIHDYAGVIKSSDTSRQPSQERLSGENPHTGGPGQIYA; this is translated from the exons ATGTTTCACTCTGTGCCCCGTCGTCCGATCTGTGAGTTTGGTGCACATGCAATGAGGCTTCAGAGCTGCAGGTCATTCAGGCGGACTGTCGAGGAGGGCAGAGACAAGCTCGAGAGGGTCCCATGGCTAAGCAGAAGCACAGGCCTGCTGTTGTCCTGGCTCAAGAGGGCAGGTGTCGATGCCAGTGAGACCGTGAGCTCTGGCCAGAAGAGGAAAGGATTGCTCTCCATATTTGCAGACCACTGCAGCTTTGTGACCGGACACAGGCTCCGACGTGCTTGCCAGATTGGCGAGCTTTACTCCAACCTGTACTCCGAGCGCACCAGGTGGACCCTGGTTGGGAGCATATGGCGCAGGTTTCAGAGCAAGCACGCCCCCAGTGGGAAACTTGTTGCGGCCCTGGCTGGAGTTTTCATGTGGGAAAATGAGAAGATCAAAGATGAGGAAATCCACAG GTGTGGACTAGAGTTGCAGACACTGGAGCCAGCAAAATGTCTAAACACATCCTCTGGGACTATGACTGGACAGCAAGATCCAAGCTGGGAAATTGTGATGGAGAAGAAGGATTTTAGAGTTTGGAGGCGGCCTATTCCTAACAGTCACCTTTATGAATACAGAG TATTGGGCTCTTACAGTGATGTTACACCAAGACAGTTTTTCAACGTACAG CTTGATACAGAGTACAGGAAAAAGTGGGATTCTCTGGTTATCAAGCTCGAAGTGGTGGACCGAGATGCTGCTACAGGCTCTGAAGTTGTGCACTGGGCTACACATTTTCCT TACCCCATGTACTCAAGGGACTACTTGTATGTACGCCGCTATTTTGTTGATGTCAACAACAACCTGATGATCTTGGTATCCAG agctgtgCAGCATCCCAGAGTCCCAGAGACTCAGGAATTTGTGAGAGTCCATTCATATCAGTCAAAGATGGTCATTCGCCCTCACAGGTCCTTCGATGAG AATGGATTCGATTACCTGCTGACTTATAGTGACGACCCTCAGACTGTATTTCCTCGTTACTGTTTGAGCTGGATGGTGTCGAGTG GTATGCCTGATTTTCTAGAGAAGCTACATACTGCTGCCTTGAGGGCGAAGAACTTGGAAGTGGGAATCCATGACTATGCAGGTGTCATTAAATCCAGTGATACAAGCCGCCAGCCGAGCCAGGAGCGTCTAAGTGGAGAAAATCCACACACAGGTGGACCTGGGCAAATATATGCTTGA